One Maribacter dokdonensis DSW-8 genomic region harbors:
- the ligD gene encoding DNA ligase D encodes MSLKQYYDKRNFEKTPEPKGELQPVSNNQRFVIQRHAASRLHYDLRLEINGTLKSWAIPKGPSMNPKDKRLAVRTEDHPLEYLTFHGTIPKGNYGAGHMIIWDTGTFEVDSKETDKELSEQLAIGNIKLNFYGSKIRGRFALVRTTSKNDTEQWLLLKKKDEYAITTFYDAETLVPISTTRKKKFVTQLKPGSILQPMLASSTKDIFNDPNYIFELKWDGYRVIAHITKGKVLLQSRNGINYNTKFSKLHDELATIEHDVILDGEVVLVDSNGVSQFGELQNYPDSKGELRFYVFDMLYLNGHSMLDLKLIERKSLINDVIGDLTITQYCDHIEGMGTALFEKAIEAGMEGVMAKEQNSNYAVGSRTEKWLKVKGVQSTDAIICGFTESANSPELIGSLILGQYQQDKLKYIGNCGTGFTDKSRKELQLLLSKYEVNENVFENKIPLKGRIPHWTKPLLECEIIFSELTKNGLLRNPVLKRIKSEIPKIPIEPKNTEVSIKKSTSSKEVITIDGLKVPISNLDKIYWPESKLTKFNLIDYYLNISDYLLPHLIDRPQNLHRHPNGIHQESFYQKDNDYLPDWFETVSVYSKSSEREINYLMCQNTASLIYMANLGCIEINPWSSRKLSLDKPDYGIIDLDPPKNMAFKKVVEVAKEFHKILSDLKIESFCKLSGSKGIHIYLPMSTKYSYEEVRNFIKLLCLLVEERLPELTTLERSINKRKGRIYLDYLQNRRGHTIASVHSVRPIAEAPISAPLHWQELNNKLTPRHFKMKDYITRIKEQGDLFKKISEINFDMNTALMQIDK; translated from the coding sequence GTGAGCTTAAAACAATATTATGATAAGCGGAATTTTGAGAAAACCCCCGAGCCTAAAGGGGAATTACAGCCTGTTTCCAACAACCAAAGATTTGTAATTCAGCGCCATGCAGCAAGTAGATTACATTATGACCTTAGGTTAGAAATCAACGGAACACTTAAAAGTTGGGCAATACCTAAAGGACCTTCAATGAATCCAAAAGATAAACGCTTGGCTGTGCGTACTGAAGATCATCCACTAGAATACCTGACTTTTCACGGCACAATACCAAAGGGAAATTACGGTGCAGGTCATATGATCATTTGGGATACGGGAACTTTTGAGGTGGATTCCAAGGAAACGGATAAAGAACTATCCGAACAACTGGCAATAGGCAATATCAAATTGAATTTTTACGGAAGTAAAATTAGAGGACGTTTTGCATTAGTTCGTACCACTTCAAAAAACGATACCGAACAATGGTTACTGCTTAAAAAGAAAGATGAATATGCCATTACCACTTTTTATGATGCTGAAACATTGGTTCCAATTTCTACAACACGAAAAAAGAAATTTGTCACACAACTTAAACCGGGATCCATATTACAGCCCATGCTGGCATCTTCCACTAAAGATATATTCAATGACCCAAACTATATTTTTGAACTTAAATGGGATGGCTATAGAGTTATAGCACACATTACAAAAGGTAAGGTACTCTTACAATCAAGGAATGGCATCAACTATAACACTAAATTTTCCAAACTTCATGATGAATTAGCCACTATTGAACACGATGTTATTTTAGATGGTGAAGTAGTTCTGGTGGATAGCAATGGCGTATCGCAATTTGGTGAACTTCAAAACTATCCTGACAGTAAGGGAGAATTACGGTTTTATGTTTTTGACATGCTTTACTTGAACGGTCATAGCATGCTGGACCTAAAATTGATAGAGCGAAAAAGTCTTATCAATGATGTTATAGGTGATTTGACTATAACACAATACTGTGACCATATTGAAGGTATGGGTACCGCACTTTTTGAAAAAGCTATTGAAGCGGGTATGGAAGGTGTAATGGCCAAAGAGCAAAATTCCAATTACGCTGTTGGATCTAGAACAGAAAAATGGTTAAAAGTCAAGGGCGTTCAAAGTACAGATGCTATCATCTGTGGTTTTACCGAATCCGCTAATAGTCCAGAATTGATCGGCTCTTTAATTCTTGGTCAATATCAACAGGACAAATTAAAATATATCGGCAATTGTGGTACAGGCTTTACCGATAAAAGCCGTAAAGAATTACAATTACTTCTTTCTAAATATGAGGTGAACGAAAATGTGTTTGAAAATAAAATACCATTAAAAGGTAGAATACCACACTGGACAAAACCTCTATTGGAATGTGAGATTATATTCTCTGAACTCACAAAGAACGGATTGTTAAGAAATCCTGTTTTAAAACGTATTAAAAGTGAAATTCCTAAAATACCAATTGAACCAAAAAATACCGAGGTCAGCATTAAAAAATCAACTTCCTCAAAAGAGGTTATTACTATTGACGGATTAAAAGTGCCCATTAGTAATCTAGATAAAATATATTGGCCAGAATCAAAACTTACCAAGTTCAACCTGATCGATTATTATTTAAATATATCTGATTACCTACTACCCCATTTGATCGATCGTCCCCAAAATTTACATCGTCATCCAAATGGTATACATCAAGAAAGTTTTTATCAGAAGGATAATGATTACTTGCCCGATTGGTTTGAAACGGTATCAGTATACTCTAAATCTTCCGAACGCGAAATAAATTACCTAATGTGTCAAAATACCGCATCATTAATTTATATGGCCAATTTAGGGTGCATTGAAATTAATCCGTGGAGTTCTAGAAAATTGAGCTTGGACAAGCCCGATTATGGCATTATTGATTTAGATCCACCAAAGAATATGGCATTTAAAAAAGTGGTTGAAGTAGCAAAAGAGTTTCATAAGATATTAAGTGATCTAAAAATTGAAAGTTTTTGCAAGCTATCTGGATCTAAAGGCATTCATATTTACCTACCCATGTCTACCAAATACAGTTATGAAGAAGTCCGAAATTTTATTAAACTTTTATGTCTATTGGTGGAAGAAAGACTACCAGAATTGACCACTTTAGAACGTAGCATAAACAAACGAAAAGGTAGGATATATTTAGACTATTTACAGAACCGTAGAGGTCACACCATTGCATCGGTCCACTCGGTAAGACCAATTGCGGAAGCACCAATTTCTGCCCCATTACATTGGCAAGAATTAAATAATAAATTAACCCCTAGACATTTTAAAATGAAAGATTATATAACAAGAATTAAAGAGCAAGGCGACTTGTTCAAAAAAATTTCAGAGATTAATTTTGACATGAATACCGCACTTATGCAAATAGATAAATAA
- the ku gene encoding non-homologous end joining protein Ku codes for MRSIWNGSISFGLVSIPIKLFSGSEDRKLDLDMLDSHDGARIRYKRVNEETGKEVEWKDIVKGYKKDDEYIVLEKQDFENANIKKSKTIDIEQFIMEDEVSDVLFKKPYFIKPQKGGEKSYSLLRDALKKTEKLGVATFVMRQKEHLSLIGVYKDALVLHVIRFQDEIRSTEELELPKTKIAKKEMDMAMSLIEQYTEKFNFKKFKDIYNEQLLKIINSKASGKISKPEKFESKPTPAKDLMAQLKASLEKREKKAS; via the coding sequence ATGAGATCAATTTGGAACGGTTCAATAAGCTTCGGTCTAGTATCTATCCCCATAAAACTATTTTCAGGCTCTGAAGATAGAAAGTTGGATCTAGATATGTTAGATAGTCATGACGGTGCAAGAATACGCTACAAACGTGTAAATGAAGAAACTGGGAAAGAAGTGGAATGGAAAGATATCGTAAAAGGCTATAAAAAAGATGACGAGTACATTGTTCTAGAAAAGCAAGATTTTGAAAATGCGAACATTAAAAAGAGCAAGACCATTGATATAGAGCAATTTATCATGGAAGATGAAGTGTCAGATGTTCTTTTTAAAAAACCCTATTTCATTAAACCTCAAAAAGGTGGTGAAAAGTCATATTCATTATTACGAGATGCATTAAAGAAAACCGAAAAATTGGGTGTAGCTACTTTTGTAATGCGCCAAAAAGAACATTTATCGTTAATAGGTGTTTATAAAGATGCTTTGGTATTGCATGTAATACGATTTCAAGATGAGATTCGAAGCACTGAAGAATTAGAACTTCCAAAGACTAAAATTGCAAAAAAAGAAATGGATATGGCAATGTCTTTAATTGAGCAGTATACCGAAAAGTTCAATTTTAAAAAGTTCAAGGATATTTATAACGAGCAACTTTTAAAAATTATAAACTCCAAAGCTTCCGGTAAAATTTCAAAACCCGAAAAATTCGAATCTAAACCTACTCCCGCAAAAGACCTAATGGCACAACTGAAAGCGAGTTTGGAAAAACGAGAAAAAAAAGCATCTTAA